The genomic stretch GAAAGGTGCCTTTTGTACCATGACGAAGGAAGACATCCCCACCACCAGATGATGGAtggctgtcgtgcgggagaccgtgctcgctgcgccatttgtcatgcgcggaggccttctcaccgcgccatctttcaggcgggacggcctgcggggtctctgctcccgctccccacacaagaacgctccccacacaagaacgcaggatacggtgaggccgaaaaggaacacccactgagccataggtaggggagtcataccactatggtctcactggaggctggaccaCCGGACgccaacctgccgtccgcttttccgccaaccgaccgaccaacgactcttctccactctctcgactctgttcctctctctcggttctcctcttccgctctcttcggctctgctcggctctgctcggctcctcggcaatcctcagcaatccttcgtagccgcagcagttataccagcagccaatcggctaaccagccacagccgatggccaatcagccacagccgacggccattcaccaccagagccagcacccctccacgtgaggccgagagcctgtaaactactttctggggctctgtccccacaatggccCAGCGAAATCTGTACAAACCTTGTTCAGCTCACCGTTATCTTCCTTCACAATTTACCCTTCTCCACAATTGACTGTCCCTAACCCTAATCGCCTTTGTCCTGtaaattcttcacaaatttattgtttcttcgtctaaaaggtataaaagcaaaaaatgataACTTTTTTGCATCTTCATTCTCTTGTGAAGGCTTCtatgtacatgtaaaaattttagtaaaacatgtaggcttttctcctgttaatgaAAGTTTAATTCTTAGGCCCAGCTGGAGACCCAAAGAGGGCAGAGGAgagtttttccttccttacacCTCCTTAACAGTTCAGCAAGCATAAGGGGCACTCACATGCCATTGTCAACAGGCGTCCATCAGCAGACCCAGTCCCCAGGAACCCTGCTCACCACCACAACCCCTCACCGAGGTCTCCCAGACTCCCACTGGGTTCTGCAGGCCACAGGGAAGACAGATCCAGACGTGACTCTGCCACCAGCCATGATGGAACAGGAGATGTCAGAGCAGGAGAAGACAGGTTCACCTGGACACCGTGGGCAGGAAAGGACCACAGCCAAGGGAGACAGGAGGCAGTGAGCCAGCTGGGAGCTTTTGGAAATAATGAGAAGGGTGCCCCCAGAACTGCCTGCCCTGCAGGGTTTCCCAAGAGCTATGTTTGTTGCACTAGATATCCCTCCTCAGCTCAGAGGCTAGCGATGGGTATGTAGCCCACTCCCCACACATGGGCACTTAAGCTGGTGGCTTAATCTGAGGATTGCATCCTGGCCACTATGGGGCCAGCCTGCATAGAAGTGGGATAAAGTCTGCAGAGCATGAAGGAGGCAAAGCAGGCCCTAtgaggagggcagggctggtcGCCATCAAAGAGGAGTCTAGGAGTCTAGGGTCCACAACAGCCAGATCTCCAggaaccccaccccccaccccccatcaggAAGCAGGGTGGGAGTCACCACAAAGGAAAAGTCatcacaaaaaatctgaaagcttcTGTGTGGTGGAGAGGGTGCTGCCCCCACCCTGGGTACGCCCAGGCCCCCTGAGTACCCCCACCCATGtcccctccaacccccacccccactcaacTCCCCACCTGGCTTTTCAGTGAGTGATCAGAGGTCTGAGCCGATCAACACAAGCCCATCCCTATTGCCACAATGATTGGTTTGCAGATGGGCACCTGACCGGGGACTCAGCCAATCAATACAGCCCAACCCTTCCACCTCCCTGGCCTAAATGACATAATTTGAACACGGTGATAATACCACCCCTGCCATCACCACCCCTGCCCGCTGCCCCAAGACTGTCTGAGCAAATCACGGAATGAATGCAAACGTGCTTTGTGCgttataaatgttttaatcaacGTTAGACATAATGGCAATTTCTCGTTCTTCTAATAAATATGTTACCTTTCTTTAGGAATAAGTCTAACAAGAGATGTGTGAGATCtatatgagaaaaacaataaaactcacCAAAGAGACATAAAACAAGACTAAACAAATGGCACAGCATGACAGCTTTCTGAATGAGAAGACTCTACActataaagatgtcagttctctaaCATGAACCCCCAAATCCCCAAATTCAATGCATCTCCAATGAAATCATCAACAGCCTTATTTTGTGAAATGGGGTGAGTAGACTCTAAGATTTATAGGAAAGATAAAAAGCTCACGGTAAAGAAAattttgtagagaaaaaggaagggatgCTTGCCCCACCAGATAGACACAAACTGGAAAGTTATGCCAACCGAAAGAGTGTGGTGTGGGCAGAGGGTGCACGGGAGGCATCCAGCACACAGCAGAGCAGTGGCCACAGCAGGCAGACCAGCAAAGGCCACTTTTACCTTCAGACCGTTTGTCACTGACACAGACAGCAGAAGAAAAAGGCCACTCCCCAGGTTCCTGCACTCCAAGTCACCCTGAGTGTGCCCTGGCTAGGAGGTACCCACTGAGGGCCTGGGCAGAAAGCCTGCATCTCAGACCCAGGACACAGTGGGAAACTTCCCAACAGCCTCCCCAGCAGAGGGGGAAGGAGCTCCCAGCAGCCCCTGTCAGTCTTCCATCCCAGGGAACACAGCGTGTTCGTTCTGATAGGCTCAGGTTAGCTGTGGTTCCAGCGCTGGCCCCGTGGCCCATGGGCACCCCTGCAAGGTGACCAGAGCCAAGCCGTTCCCTTACAATAGAGAATAAAGCCATGGAGTACAAGCTGTGATGCAGTCAACATCGCAAGTCTTCGTGGCGAGTGCCTACAAATATTAGACACCGGTGAGATCGTCTTGGGCTCTGCATGGTTAAGTGGACCCTGAGCCAGCAGCAGAGTCAGCTCCGTTCCCAGGGTCTTCCCACACTGGGTGTGAGCAGGTGTGAATGCACAAGTCCCGAGCCCAGGCCCCTGGGTCTGTGGGCCTCCGTTCCGGCTGGGCCCACCAGTACAGCTTAGGCTTCAGAAACAGAGCTTGTGGGTGCTCTGGTCATGTGTGGTAATGCCGGTGGCTAAGATGCCCACTCCCTCTCCTCTTGTTCCCAGACTCACAGGGCCTCTGTTCCTTAGGACGTGACTTTGGAAGCCCCTGTGACACTGCCCTGGGAACTGGACAGGTGGTGAAGTCTGCAGTGACAAGGAGAGTGGGCTGTTGCTATGGTGATGGGAATGGAGGCCTTTTGCCATCAGCCAGTTTTCTGCATGGCAGCTCTAATGACAGGCCCGCCAGCCCTGCTGAGGCCGGAGGGCGTGAGCACAGAGACCTGGCTCCTGGTTGTCATGGCAGCACAGGCCTTCTCAGGAGCCCAGAGGCCCCGAGAGTTCCCCTCCGCACACCTGGACCTGGTCAGAGCAGGAAGTGCTGGGTGGTGACTGAGCCAAGGGAAGCAGGTTGGGGTGTGAGAGAAACACAGTCACCTGCGGCCTAATTACCCAAACGCTGTCCCCAGCCACAGGAGGGAGAGGAGCTTTTCTGCTGAGTCTGTCTAGAGGCCGTCACgccagcacagctcagcacagccTGGACAGAAAGCTGACCAGCTGAGCAGCCCTGGAGCCCAGTGATGTCGCTGCCCCGACTACACCCAGCCTGATGGTGAGAAAGGGTCCCAGCTGTGGCCCAGAAGATAAGGCTCGCCCCCGGCTTGGTGGGAACGATGAAAAGGAGGAAACTCTGTGATTGAACCTCCAGCCAGGGACCAGCTGAGGTGGACCATACTCTCCCAGACACCCGTGCCCTGACCCCTGGTTGGGAGAAGCCTTGGGACATTTCTGCTTCGGAAACCTGTGGGGAAACGCAGAGGGGCCCCAGCTCACGCGAGCTGGCTACTGAGCCCATGCCGGATGACAGAGCCAGGATGGAGAACGCCAAGAAGGAAAAGGTAGCTCGCTGCCTCATTTGGCTCCAGAAGCCTTTGTCACATGTCCCCACCTTCAGTGGTTTGCTTAGCAAGCGATCACTCCTCGGAGCCTGGTGTCCTGCACAGGCCCTTTGGGGACGATCTGCTGAGGGCACTGCCTTTGTTGGGTAGGGAGGTCCTTCTTCCCAGCAGACCAGGTCCCCTGCCACCTCTGCAGACACCTGACCTGTGACCCGTAGGTTAGGCAGCCAGGAGGTCCGGGAAGCAACTTCTGTGGGATGGAGGGTCTGGGGAGTTTAAAGCCCCAGCTGAGGGAGGCTTGGAGCCTCGTGTCTCAGAGGCAGAACCAACTGCCCAGACACAAGACGATGCTCATCAGACATGGTGACAGGTCCCAGGTGCTGCACTTCCTCCAGGGACTGTCTTCATGAGCAGAGAGCAGTCGCTTTgtccaaaacaaagaaaaacgtAGACATCCTCTGAGCCAGGCCTGTGCCCACGCAGTGAGCAAGGAGGGCGCGCAGACgacaggcagagggagagcaggCTGCGCCTAGGCCGGCCGCACCCACACCACGCAGTGGGGACACAGGCAGAGGGCCAGGGTCAGTGCCCTGGGCATAATTTCCTCCTCACCCGTCTTCTCCTTTCCAGTGAAACAGTGAGGTCAGCATAAACCCCGGTTGGTTCTGCTTCTGGCAGAGCTTATGATGTCAGGAGAAAACCAGCCTGGTCAGGGCACCTACAGCCACAGGCAGCAAGACAGGCCAAAACTGCGGCCGAGGCCCGCACCTGCCGGTCACTGGTACGATGGCAGGAAAGGGGCCAGGGGAGGCTGCCTGGGGACAAGTGAAGTGGTATCTTTGGCACAAGCACAGACATGACTTGACGACAGTGGGAGGTGGCCTGTGGCCTGCTGTGAGCATCCGTTCCCAGACTTTGGGGCTGGCCCTCATCCCTTCCCGTTTATCCCAGCAGACACAGTGCTCCAAGAGGTAAGGGGCTCTGTTCCACatgcaggggcagggctgggcccagTTCAGGAGCCAGGTTGGCTCCAGAGGTCTGGGTCATTGACACCCTGGTCAGGGCCGAGAGTAGGGCAAGGCACGGCTTGTAGCACATGCTTTGGGGGACTGGGGGGCACAAAAAACATCAGACATCAAGATAAATAGCATTTTAATGCACATTCTAAAGAatcaaaattaattccaaaaaaTACGATGAACAAAATACTAACATTCTAAAGGAAGATGGGACGAGGATGACtggttttttttcacttagctcaGCCCTGAGCTGGCTGCTTTTGCAAGGAAGATAAGGGGCTGCAATGCCCACATCCACACCCCTCCCACCTGTCATGGCCGGCACAGGGCCCACCTCTTGTCTGGGGGGCCAGCTTTGTTGCAGGTGCAGACTAGGGATGTGAGGTCCTGTCCTGCGCCCCCTAGGAAGTGCCACCCCCACTCCAGCCAGCATATGGCCTGGAGCAGTGACAGGGCCCAGCAGGACAGCTGTGGCTCTGTCTGCCACAGGCTCCAGAGAGGAGAGCGTTGGGGTTGGTTTGGAGGGAACTTGCTCTTtctgtctctggtgcctctcatTTGTGCTGATCTTTTGGGTCTCAGCTGTGGTCATCCCTCTGTGACCTGCAGGAGTGTGTGGCCTCAGCACCATTTTCAGTGGCTTTCCCACATAGATGTCAGCTCCATACCATCTCTAGGGCTTCTTGGGGGCACGTTGGCTCTTACTGGCACTGCCCCACCCTCTAGCCTGGAGCCCACTGGGGAGGATTCATTCCCCTGCCATGAGTGCCATCTCTCCAAGGCCACCACTTCTGGGTGGCCTGCACTTGGGCCCTAGGAACCCCTTGGAAGTTCCTGGTCTGTTCTCCCCCCTCTGTTATCTGGGCCTTGCTCCTGGGCCCTCCCGCACGAGGATTCTGGGGCGTGTACAGGCAGCTTTTTGTGATGCGTTTGGGACACTTTGAAGGAAGAAAGGTGGAAGGATGACATCCCAGGTGTGTTAGTCACAAAACACCATGGATGGGTAGTAATTCCACACAGCTCTGGGCACTGGAGGTTGGAGAGCAGGGTGCCCGCGTGGCCAGTCATTAAGCCGGGCCCCAGGGCTGGCTCAGCGCCTCAGTGATGTCATCAGGTTGGGTCCCCGGGCTGGCTCAGTGCCTCAGTGATGTCATCAGGCTGGGCCCCAGGGCTGGCTCAAATATGTCTTCATGGCCGGACTCCTCCGTCTCTCTTCTCCGCCTTCTATAGTTTGCTGACAGAGTTTCCCTTCAGCCTTGACTCCTCATGCTTTCAGGACAGCTGCTGCAGTGCCGGCCCACACACAGCTGTGAACAAACTTAGACAGGCACTGACCTTCCCAGAAGGCCCTCTCCTGCTAAAAGATGGCTTCCCTTCACCtgtcattggccagaactgggcCCCATTTCCAACTCTAAACCAAATCACCTATGAAAGACGAGAGGACAGCTGTGCCTGGCTTAGCCCAGTCATTGATGCTCCTTGGGCCTGGAGAGGGGCTGCCTTCCTTTAATCTGCTAAGCCCTCCCCAACAAAATGGCCATGTTCCCCCTGGCTGGATTCAGAGGTGTCCACCCTGAGTCCACATGGAAGACTGCAGCCAGAGTGTAGTTTTTGTGACAAGTCGACCCACCACTTTTATCAGAgtaactttccttttcctttttggtcCAAATATTCAGTGACTCAAAGTGGCCTTCTCTGCAGGAATTTGCACTACTGTGCAAGTGGGATGGTAGCCACACCACCACCCACATGCAGAGTCAGAGCAAGGTCCCGCTCACTGGCGACACTCTGGAATAGGCAGCTGCGTTCAGGAGAGGCGAGCAGCCATTCTCCTGGAAGGTTCCACAGGAGGCCACGACCAGGCCATCTAGACCCCTGGGAAAGACAGCATCAGTGTGCACAGGCCTCCTGACAGAACACAAGGACCCCCACAGCCTCAGAGCCTTGCACACTACGGAACCACAGCCGTGCCCTAGTCAGCCGTCGCCTTTGACTGGCACTGCCTTGACTGTCCCCATGCACTTGGCGCGATCCTGGAGGTGGATTGGCCGGGTCTCATATACAGTCATGCTGGCTGTCCGTCCCCCTGCAGACAGGCTGTCCCGGCCTTTGTGTCACCCAGTCCCTGAGTTAGCGCCCGGAGCATATATCtgccctgtgcccctcccccttcACCGGCCCGGGTGCACTGGGATGGCGCCGCTCTTGGAACCCGGCTGCTCGAAATTTTCAGCTGGTTTCAACTGGTGGTTTGACACGGTGTGTCACTGGGGTCACAGGGCAAAGGACTCGGGTGTGTCGGTGTGAGTGTGGAATGGCCGGTGACGGTGCCCTCCCCCGCGCAGGCGGAGCAGATCCTGGCGGAGTTCCGGCTGCAGGACGAGGACTTGAAGAAAGTGATGCGGCGGATGCAGATGGAGATGGACCGGGGCCTACGGCTGGAGACTCACGAGAAGGCCAGTGTGAAGATGCTGCCCACCTACGTGCGCTCCACCCCGGAAGGCTCAGGTGCCGCGCCGGGCAGCTCCTCGAGGGGGCGCTGTCCCTACCAGCTCCCCACAGGTCCCCGGTAGCCAGCGGAAGGGCTGGTTCTCACCCGGTTGCCCAGCCCTGGCGCCTTCAGGCTCACCCTGGCCTCAGAAATCTGCCTTTTTCCATCTCACAGTGATAATGTGGCTCCCGTGGTCCCTTGCCACacaccctgcccctgcccccgcaccacagccaccaccaccaccaccatgcccAGTCCTGAGTCTGGGCCATTTCACTAGTTTCCAGTTGGGCCCTGGGCTTGGGGTGAATTCAGTCCATGGCAGGGGCTTCCCACTGGCTCCCCAGTTCACCTATGACCCTTTCCACAGGTGACGTCTGGCATCCAGCTCCCCTGCCCCCTatgccttcccctcctcctctcccggTGGGCGGTGCCCCTGAGGCTGACACACTTCTCCGTGTGGCTGCAGAAGTCGGGGACTTCCTCTCCCTGGACCTGGGCGGCACCAACTTCAGGGTGATGCTGGTGAAGGTGGGCGAGGGTGAGGCTGGGCAGTGGAGCGTGAAAACCAAGCACCAGATGTATTCCATCCCCGAGGATGCCATGACGGGTACCGCTGAGATGGTGAGCGCCTCAAGGCCACCCAGGGTCTCAGAGCGCAGCCCGTCACAGAGGGAGGGGCGCACCTGTCCTTGGAGTTGGGGGAACTGCGGGCAGGAGGGTCACCCAGCCTCAGGTGGCCCAGTGGAGAGGCCTGGGTAGATGGCTCCAGACGTGGCCCCAGCAGGTCACACCCCTGCCCAGTTCCCCAGAAGGAGCAGAAATGTGACAGGGCAGCCGAGAGACATGCTGGGCCTGCTCACACAGCCCACCCCTTCCCCGTGTCGCCCCCTCACCATCCACCAGCATGGACACTAAGTGCGGTGACTGCAGTTGTAATGTCTGCCCTGGCAGCAAGGCCATCCTGACCCTGGGAGGACCCAGGAGCTAGAATGGGCCCTGGGGGGACATGCCGAGGCCAGTGTCCTGACAGGCTGGGCTTCGAGGCAGCAGGGATGATGTGGTGCCTCACCAATCAATCCACAGGGCACTCAGTAGTGCCCAGTTCTGTGATGGGCCCATATGAGTCCTGGTGGGGCTGGTTCTTGGTGGGGGCATGGCTGGGTGGCCAAGACACATGGAGGCAGAAGAGGACAGTGGGTGCTGGAGACAGGAGTCATGGTTACGGCCAGGAGGTATGTCTGTCCAAAGCCTGAGGCCTGGTGCCACCCTGTCGGGGGCTTTCATCAGCAGACACCAGCAGGGTCAGGAGCGGGAGCTGAGTGcaggccctgggggtgggggctgcggcCAGCTCACCGCTGTGGCCCACGCCCTTCCAGCTCTTTGACTATGTGTCCGAGTGCATCTCCGACTTCCTGGAGAAGCATCACATGAAGCACAAGAAGCTGCCCTTGGGCTTCACCTTCTCCTTCCCTGTGAGGCATGAAGACATCGACAAGGTGGGGCTGGGTGGCGGGCGGGTGGCGGGCGGGCAGGCAGGCAACCCAGAGAAGCTCCCAGCACCCACTTGGGAGTCTTGGATTGAAACTGTGGCTGTTACTTGCCTTCTGTGAGCCTGTGGGAATAATGTCAGCTGGCTCTTTCTACTTGCCTGGAGCCCCCCCATAACCCCAGGAGGTTGCACTATTATTCCCCATTACAGGTTAAAAACCGTGGTCGGCAACTTGCCCGCGGTGGGAAGTGGCAGCACTGTGGCTTTGGCACGCTTGCTGGTCATCGCCATGCTGTGCCACCGTGATGGGGGCTGAGGTAGTGCCTTGTCTTCCAGCTGGCAAGCCTGCCTGGCACAGCTGCATGCACACACGTCAGCTATACATAGACACACGCGTCAGTTATGTACACACTGTAATcgtacatacatgcacacatcaGTTACACATACACGCATGACACGAGACCTCTGGGTTAGAGGAAGCAGCTCAGGACTCAGCGCAGAGGCAGCCTGTCATGCTGGCTTTTCCAGCCCCGTCCCCATGGTGCACGTCATCTGGGCTCTACCAGACGAACGTCCTCAAGGTGGCTGGGGCCCAGCTCCACAGACCCGTGTCCAGCACCTGTCAGAGCTGTGAGTTCAGTtagctgcccccacccctgtccctcTCTATCCTCTCAGGGTATTCTTCTCAACTGGACCAAGGGCTTCAAGGCCTCCGGGGCAGAAGGCAACAACATTGTGGGGCTCCTGCGAGATGCCATCAAGCGCAGAGGGGTGAGTGGCGCCTGCCCCAGGCTGCACTGACTCCCCTCAGGCCAGGATGCCAGGGATGGCCTTCTGGGTGTCCCCCCAAGAAGGGGTCTTGGCCTGCGTCTTGGGGCTGGATCGGCCCAGAGCAGGCTGAACTGAGACCCCCAACCCCATCAGCGTGGCTTCTGTGCCCCTTGGCAGGACTTTGAGATGGAGGTGGTGGCGATGGTCAATGATACAGTGGCCACAATGATCTCCTGCTACTACGAGGACCGCCGGTGCGAGGTTGGCATGATTGTGGGTAAGGACACGAGACCCCCGGTACAGAGAAGGCCACGTGGCCCTCCGCCGGCCTCCGCCCGAGGAGTGAGGCCACAGTGTTGAGCCTTGGAAGGTAGTCGGAGCCAGGCCTATGCGCCAAGCACCGGCCCCAGAGGTGCTGGGGCCCATCAGGTCCTGGGGAGCAGCTGGAGTACCCTGAATGCACAAGCTCTTTCCTGGTAGGAAGCATTTCCACACCTGCAAGTCCCTGCATCAGGTGGCACAGCAGCTGCACACCCCTACCCTTGTCCCATCAGGATGTAATTAGCACACCTGATCTGCTAAATTGACCGAACTGGACAGGTTTGTCCAAGTGGAAGAGGATAAGCAAAAGTGGCATCACCTCTTCCCGGATGACCCTCCGAGCACAGGGACAGCACTACCAGGAAAGGCGGTGCGCTGGCCCCAGGGGCCCTTCCATGCGCGTCTCAGGAGCCATCCCGTCAGAGGGCAGCCCGCTGGTAGTGGTGGTGTCTACTTACCCAGTTGTCTGCCTACACGGACCCTTCAGAGCCAGCCCTGGGCGTCGTCTGTGTTCTTAGCCGTCTCCAAGTGTGTGGTGCGCACTAAGCGCAGCCACAACTCATGTTGTCTGCTCATTTCTCACATCTTTTCCTTCCATTCTCACCTTTCAGAAGCCCAGCTGTCTTACAGTCCATCACCCATGCAGGGGCCCTGGCGTGCTCCCCTCACTCTCTCCTCCAGAGCCCAGGGCCAAGTCAGGGTACAGCCCCCCAAGATGTCTCAACCCTCGGGCATGCCCCCCCCGGAGCAGAGATGACAGAGGGCAGCCTGTGGTGACACCTGCCCCACATTCACTCTTGGTTACTCAATTCAGTgcttaaaaacatgtttatgaTAATTACCAAGATCTAAAAATTGGGAGAATTCACATCAAAGTCtggatttctgtttttttccccacaaaaagTTGGAGCGTCTGGCACCACTGGGCTCCGATCCCTGCCAAGCAGTCCCACTGGCCGGCTCTGCGTTGCTGTCCCTGATGGCTTTAGGGACGTGCAGCCATGCAGTCATGCTCTGCTGCCAGCATTTTGGAACTCTTCATAATTTATGAACAGAGGCCCCCATGTGTGCACTGTGCTCTGCACCCCACACATTCCCTGGCCAGTTCCATCTGCACAGCACATGTGCTGCTCCCAGGGCACTTCTTATACCTTGCTCACGTCAGGCTCCCCCTCAAAAACAGGGCCCAGGATAGAGAAGCTAAAACACAGGCATTGAAAGTGCCAGAAAATTAGGGTGGGGCAGAGACAAAATCATAACATCCCACACCCATCTAATTGGCAGTCTGACACATTTCCCTAAATCCTCCCAACCACCTGATCACGGGAGGAGAAGGTATTGCCAACCCCTCTTGGGGAGGAAGAACAGCTCAGAGAGGTGGGTGCAAACCAGGTCTGTGCACCTGGCAGAGCCTTCCCACAGTGGTGAGAGTGGAGGGCTCAAGGAAGTGGTTTCACAGGGCCGAGGGACTCCCTGCAGGTGGCTCTAGGTGGGCCTGATGCTGTGCCCCGCAGGCACTGGCTGTAACGCCTGCTACATGGAGGAGATGCACAACGTGGAGCTAGTGGAAGGAGAAGAGGGCCGCATGTGCGTCAACACCGAGTGGGGCGCCTTTGGGGACGCGGGTGAGCTGGACGAATTCCTGCTGGAGTACGACCGAATGGTGGACGAGAGCTCGCTGAACCCGGGCCAGCAGCTGTAAGGACCCCCTGGCCCGTCCTGCTCACGCAGATGGGGCCGACCATGCAGATAATGGGCTTGTTTTTAAACGGGTCTGGGGAAAAGCAAACTGACGGTCCCTTGTAAGCTGGCTGTCTCTTCCTCCAGCTCACACAGGTATTGTGCCTCTCTGAACTGGAAACAGTCAGATGTGGACATCAGTCCTCAGAAAGAGGGTCTGGGATAGATAA from Rhinolophus sinicus isolate RSC01 linkage group LG09, ASM3656204v1, whole genome shotgun sequence encodes the following:
- the LOC109447351 gene encoding hexokinase-4 isoform X1, producing MPDDRARMENAKKEKAEQILAEFRLQDEDLKKVMRRMQMEMDRGLRLETHEKASVKMLPTYVRSTPEGSGDVWHPAPLPPMPSPPPLPVGGAPEADTLLRVAAEVGDFLSLDLGGTNFRVMLVKVGEGEAGQWSVKTKHQMYSIPEDAMTGTAEMLFDYVSECISDFLEKHHMKHKKLPLGFTFSFPVRHEDIDKGILLNWTKGFKASGAEGNNIVGLLRDAIKRRGDFEMEVVAMVNDTVATMISCYYEDRRCEVGMIVGTGCNACYMEEMHNVELVEGEEGRMCVNTEWGAFGDAGELDEFLLEYDRMVDESSLNPGQQLYEKLIGGKYMGELVRLVLLKLVDENLLFHGEASEQLRTRGAFETRFVSQRLGRPQADLQHPEQTGAEALGHRLRHRAPRLRERVHARRAHVRSGAGGRHQPHAREPQRGRDAHHRGRGRLGVQAAPQASRKAGTRGKAAATKQARGSSNVFSMFEQAQIQEFKEAFSCIDQNRDGVICKSDLRETYSQLGKVSVPEEELDAMLQEGKGPINFTVFLTLFGEKLNGTDPEEAILSAFRMFDPSGKGVVAKDEFKQLLLTQADKFSLAEVEQMFALTPMDLAGNIDYKSLCYIITHGDEKEE
- the LOC109447351 gene encoding hexokinase-4 isoform X4 is translated as MPDDRARMENAKKEKAEQILAEFRLQDEDLKKVMRRMQMEMDRGLRLETHEKASVKMLPTYVRSTPEGSEVGDFLSLDLGGTNFRVMLVKVGEGEAGQWSVKTKHQMYSIPEDAMTGTAEMLFDYVSECISDFLEKHHMKHKKLPLGFTFSFPVRHEDIDKGILLNWTKGFKASGAEGNNIVGLLRDAIKRRGDFEMEVVAMVNDTVATMISCYYEDRRCEVGMIVGTGCNACYMEEMHNVELVEGEEGRMCVNTEWGAFGDAGELDEFLLEYDRMVDESSLNPGQQLYEKLIGGKYMGELVRLVLLKLVDENLLFHGEASEQLRTRGAFETRFVSQVESDSGDRKQIYNILSRLGLRPSATDCDIVRRACESVSTRAAHMCAAGLAGVINRMRESRSEDVMRITVGVDGSVYKLHPSFKERFHASVRRLTPSCEITFIQSEEGSGRGAALVSAVACKKACMLGQ
- the LOC109447351 gene encoding hexokinase-4 isoform X3, which gives rise to MPDDRARMENAKKEKAEQILAEFRLQDEDLKKVMRRMQMEMDRGLRLETHEKASVKMLPTYVRSTPEGSGDVWHPAPLPPMPSPPPLPVGGAPEADTLLRVAAEVGDFLSLDLGGTNFRVMLVKVGEGEAGQWSVKTKHQMYSIPEDAMTGTAEMLFDYVSECISDFLEKHHMKHKKLPLGFTFSFPVRHEDIDKGILLNWTKGFKASGAEGNNIVGLLRDAIKRRGDFEMEVVAMVNDTVATMISCYYEDRRCEVGMIVGTGCNACYMEEMHNVELVEGEEGRMCVNTEWGAFGDAGELDEFLLEYDRMVDESSLNPGQQLYEKLIGGKYMGELVRLVLLKLVDENLLFHGEASEQLRTRGAFETRFVSQVESDSGDRKQIYNILSRLGLRPSATDCDIVRRACESVSTRAAHMCAAGLAGVINRMRESRSEDVMRITVGVDGSVYKLHPSFKERFHASVRRLTPSCEITFIQSEEGSGRGAALVSAVACKKACMLGQ
- the LOC109447351 gene encoding hexokinase-4 isoform X2; the protein is MPDDRARMENAKKEKAEQILAEFRLQDEDLKKVMRRMQMEMDRGLRLETHEKASVKMLPTYVRSTPEGSGDVWHPAPLPPMPSPPPLPVGGAPEADTLLRVAAEVGDFLSLDLGGTNFRVMLVKVGEGEAGQWSVKTKHQMYSIPEDAMTGTAEMLFDYVSECISDFLEKHHMKHKKLPLGFTFSFPVRHEDIDKGILLNWTKGFKASGAEGNNIVGLLRDAIKRRGDFEMEVVAMVNDTVATMISCYYEDRRCEVGMIVGTGCNACYMEEMHNVELVEGEEGRMCVNTEWGAFGDAGELDEFLLEYDRMVDESSLNPGQQLYEKLIGGKYMGELVRLVLLKLVDENLLFHGEASEQLRTRGAFETRFVSQVESDSGDRKQIYNILSRLGLRPSATDCDIVRRACESVSTRAAHMCAAGLAGVINRMRESRSEDVMRITVGVDGSVYKLHPRRHIRQRACHRCQEEEDPHGAATHWPSRTEHSPRHYPGLSLLTRPLCATATSSYPIWDCVVFF